TTTATTTCCACCATTCCGTGATCGCTGAGCACGATCAAATTAATCCTATCTTTCAGTTCCGGTTGCTGgtttaatttttcgaagaaatacaGCAATATTTCATCGacctgtttcaatttttcgttggTTTTTTCCGAATATGGTCCAAAAGCGTGGCCGATAGCGTCAGGTTGCTCGAAGTAAGCGTTGAGTAAATTCATAGGCTTTTCCGGATCAAGTAGCCAGGTCATCATCATATCTATTCGATCGGTCCATTTTATGGTGttgttgtatttttgaaaatacgtcaAGTTTATATTTTGGTACGGGTAATCGCAACCGGGCCACATCATACAGCCGCTGTGACGCCCTTCGCCTGTTTTTTCGTTTAATGTCTGCAAAAATAGTACGTCCAGAATTGTTTAAGGTATTTCCACATTTTTGGTTAGATCGATTCGGATGTTTACGGTTCAGCGAGGAAGGTTTCGAAAGTGTGGGTGTTCGTTTGGAAAAACGTGTCTGGATTATTTCGTCGACGACGAATATTGCAAATCGTGTCTAATCTGTACCTATTCTCTCCTCCCTTCTTTCCCAGTCAAGTGGAAGCATGTGTTTGAAATTCTAGTTGGAATTGATCTAAAGGTCGATGTTTTTGTATCAAATTGAAGtataattcaatatttcaattctgcaattttttttaattgcaatttgcagtttttgaaattcgaaaaaatttttgatcttgatcTGTACATTATGTACTTTGAACCAATGATTTATGAAATCACATTTTGCTCCCTGAACTCATCATCTTGGCATGAAACAATTCAGTGTAGTTTTCTATCAGCCTTCTTAGTTAAAAATTAACGCGGAaaagattacttttttcaaccttCGACCTGTTTCACGTGAATTAGGTATTCCTATTATTTAAGTGATTATTTCAGACCGAATTTATAATGTGCGGTGTCtgataaatgaaaaatggaacTTCGCAAATTTCTGTGACACGTTTATGTTCTTCTGGGAGAAAATTACATGTTGATAGAATATCGAAATGATTCATTTAGTGATGTTTTAAGCGACGTGGtggcaatttttatcaagtcaaCCATCTGTCCCGCCCCTTTCCGTTCCGCTAATTCGTTTATTCGCgtgattctaaaaaatttgtcgCGCTTAGGCTTTTAATGAATGATGAAATAcgtgatggaaaaaattataggGGCTTTGATGAAATGATTTGGAGGAATttcctgtaatttttcaattagacgagtcttaatttaattttttcaaattttcatatgatcatgattttataaaaatatctgaaaattggGGCGTGGAAATGTTTACAAATTAAAATCCTCGATTGTATAAATtggttttccaaaattccaggattttaatgctttgatgtaaattttctatcaatttggcttttttttggtttttattattgatgttcaattttttcaaatttgaatttttattttttaggatttttcaatttgatcaattctgtttttaatttgatttttttagttcaaattttcCTACCAttggttttgatttcaaatctgaatatttttatacctatttctATCGTACATGAAAGATGAAATTAATCccggaaaatgtttttttttttttcttagtttttttaAACCTTCAACTCGAATTGTTTCGTTCCAAGTGATTGATCTCGAACAGATTGTGGTTCATAACATTTAattctcattagtcattaccaTTGGAGAATGCTAATTCGAAGATGTTGTTCTTCTATCGATTAATCATTCGATCAAGGATTCATTCATCGTTGGATTTTGATTTCTATTGGATAGttcgcattttttttggaacaaattaGAATCTATTTTCGATTTGTTAATTTCATTTGTAATTGAGTTCCCCTCATCATTGGaatcattttagaaattaatttccaaaaaattgaattgaatcatCGATTGCTGGGAAGGGGGGAtctatcaattttcaagttcattttcgttttaaatctttgaatatatttttttcaaatttgagtttaacgTTTAACATTggttcgattttcattttttttttttgataatcgaTTGATTTTTGGATTAATTGTTGATTCAAGCATTTTCTCCTTATATTGTATTGATTCAATCTCTAAccgattaattttcatttttttcgattcttcgatttgaattttcaaaaatcgatatttaaatgattgatattttattcattacatttttttcattttctttagcCTACTTCgccaattttataatttttatactacctatttcttttcaatttcctcGGATATCGATGTcgattgaaatatgtacctacgtttcGAAAAAACTatcattgatcaatttttaaatttttcgaaaacaatcaaattatttttggttttgttttgctttcgagattttttctaaatcgctTGGAgtcgatgatgatgaaaaatggatCATTTATTCGATTTTATAGTAATCATCCTCATACTGTGATCTCGTTTcgcctttctttttttttgaatgctagGTCAGgtgctaaatttttgaaataaattcttgAACTCATAGTTGTCAATATTATTCAAGGTCAAATACACTATTGAAAAGCTTATTTTATCAGCCATAAAAAAtggttggaaaaataaattttatgtctcaaaatttgttgtttCAACAATTCcgcgtggtgtttttttcctaCCATCAGCCGACCAATTATTGGAAGGTGATGGTTCGTACGTAGGTACCCCCCTCCTCCCTGAAATGTCGTAAACGTTGGGGAATAAATTACAAATGAGTacaaaaatcgttaaaatttttgaagtgatgGAGGCTCCTTGGAATGTTTGAAGAGTTGAAGACATTTCTTCtactttttaattattctaGGAAGTTGAAAAAGATttaaaggaaagaaaaaagtgGTTGTTGAAAAGAgatatttttccagaaaatgaacTCCgattaagctgaaatttagctcCTTGAAAACCTTGCCACTTACTCCACAGAACCGAATTTTGtgctgccaaagttgatttttcggtttttggcgaattttcaaaaatggaagaatttttacaaaaaaattaaattacgagATAGAGATCTGGAAATTGGTTCTTTTGCCTCCAAATTTGCTCAAAGCCAGCTGCAGTCGATTTGAAGGAGCCGGGTGGGGGGCAGAGTGCCTGATTGAACTTTGCTAATAAATATCAGCTAGCTTCATTACTCAAAATTACCAACTGCTGGGGGTGGGAAGTGCTATAGAATTATATCGTGGTCCCGAAATGTTTCAAGTACATTTCGAGAGGAAGGGGGAGGCagatgcaaaaatttcaaaccatcgaAAAAAATGGCATGAATGAGTATcgaattatatgtacatattatgtctTCGAAGACGCTGATTTCGATTCTAAAAACCATGGTTActctgaaatgaaatttgaaataacttCTTCCAGCGTATATTAAAagcttaaaattcttttaaatcgttcaaaaatcatttttgtcgaaatattcaagtttttcacaaaattttgaaccattatGATAGGTcatattctgaaatatttttcaaaaaactcgaaatcatgattcatttttggattcaaaattcttcaaaatgtatTCACAAAACGTTCAGATATTTTAGCACATTGGGAGAGAGAGTTGgagcccaaaattttttaaaaaatgcaataggACTGGTGTAAAAAATCTAGCCCTTTTGAGAAACTTGGTGTCATGTTTGAGGTGAAAATTGGAATCACGTAGCTCCTTCAAAAACGTATACTGAGCTGCTTTCGatgattcaaaatatttttctctctttcaacTCTGGAAAAGTCTCTTTACAAGCTAGTTTTCGGTTCCAAGTTTTGAGAAATAATACCGTTGAAAGTGTTGGCCATCGGGCCACTTGTTTTCGttaatagttttaaaaattccgaacatgttcgttttttatttatttcaaatcagGATGACGTCAAGAATATTATTTATGACAAATAGAAACACGAAtatcagtttgaaattttttgaacttttgactaAAAGAAGCGGTCGAATggtattaggtatttttttttctcaaaacttgaaacttgTGACTGGCTTGTAAAGATTCTTTGAGGggcaatgtttcaaaaatgaccaaaaaatgctaaattttgtGACAGATCGTTTTACGTTGCTTTTTTGTTCCTAAAAgtcagaatttttgagcaagAAGTTCATTTCCTCTAGATTTTGATCTGGCATGCTGTAGGCACAGAAATCGATATCAGATTTTTACCTCAattaccatgtttttttttttttcaaacgaattttgGCACGTTCTCAAGAATTTGGATTTTGGTCGATTCAGAATGTACtggaattataatttttcaaatatttgaataattttgcttACTCATCGACAGGGAGGGATTGGAGATCAAAAAATAGGTGCActcctaaaaatatttttcaagtttcagaaatgcaAGATTCAATCTAAAAACGACAGAAACCAGATTGTCGAGAAGTCATTTCCGCATCGgccatttttaaataaaaattcataaaaaatcgaaaaatcaacttcagctgcTGAAAAATTGACTCTGAGGTGTTGATGATATGCTTTACCAATGAGCtaattttcagctaaaattgGACCCATATGGAACAgatttcccccctttttttagagGTCTTCAGACTGAAATTTTAGCGTTGAATTTGGTAATtagttttttcataatttgaaaatcgatcgAGACATATCTCGAAAAAAGtagaatgattttcaattcaggTCTATTTACTTCGTAATTTTTGAAGTcgatgttaaaaatttgaggaaacTGTTGATTGGCCCTTTATTTCAGCTTCTTCTCGATCGATCTGCCGCAACAATTCTACTGATTTTAAAGAAgtgatgaaaatcaaattttaatttattttctgattatttttggTTTGATTCTCGATTCTAAAATTGTCTCATTAGATCTCACTGTTGGATTACGTTAATTTTTgtcgatgaattttcaattttcaattttgttaaaattattcgtaaaatgtaaattattcgaaatggacccatgtgaatttttttgaaaaatttgaccgaCTGATTTCCTGATTGTTCAATTTTCCATGTAGATTTTATTCCTAATTTTCGAACTCGggttgattattttcaaatttgacagaTTCTACTTCACCTCCTTCCTCCTTGAACCGTAACCCTGCTccaaaaatatacgaaaaaattgaaaccccttCCATTAGGTACTTACCCATATTGGCACAATATCTTCGTTATAATGGAACATCTCGTAGCTATACTTCAAACACGTACCATTCTCACTAAACACCTTATTGGCCAGCACACCGTGGGCTTCCGCGTACATTCCAGTCgcaatggagaaaaaattggtaaacgTTTTAGTAGGGAAGACATTCATGAGGAAATCCGTACTTACTCCCCGTTCGGTGATATCCTTAAGGACCGGATTCAGTCCACGTTTCAGGTAATCGTATCGAAATCCATCGAATCCGAAGATCACGATAATAGGATGCGTCGAAACAGCCTCTCCCTGCGACACGAAGGCGATGGTCGAAAGAGCCACGAAAATAGCCACGATTACCGATCGATGGGACATTTTTTGCCTTTCGACTGAACGCGGAGCcgataaaattaatttgttcgcgTCTCTATATTGTGTCTAGatattcatgatttttaaacgtGTACGTAGGTGTTTAGACATAGACATAGACATTTATTATTTCGACAACGACGACGGGGATCGGACCGCGTGGTTTGGGGGAATTTTCcgcttgaaatatttcacactcGCGTTTTTGTAGCTCTGCTGCCTGCTTAACCGTGTGCTGTTTAGTTTAGGTATTACGAGCAGAATAATCTGTATGGGACTCGAAATTGATAACAAACTGTTGGTTGTTTCACCACACCGATACAGCGCCATTTATTCGTAGATGTAATTGTATTATCAGCCTAGATAATAGAGTTATGTTTAGaaatattatatgtacctagacctagctTACCTACATCTATATAAGTACATGTGTACAAACTACAGAGTACCTACTTGTTGTACATACACAGTCGTAGATGTAGACGTACGTGCTGTATGATTTGATTAATTGGCGAAGCGTGAATTCGTCATTCGTCTCATTACGAGACgataaactaatttttttctcacgtcgtggtcgaaattttttttccacctaaaatttaatttaaaaataatgaacggTCACTGGTCAGTGTTCGAGTTTCCGCTAGATAACTCTTTGCCCTGCCCTGATCTTTGCCCTCACTAGCTGCCGCTGCCTCGCGGCGAATCGACTGTTTGATTTGTTCGGGTCGATGATGAAGAAATACACGAGTAATTCGCGTGATTGCAGTTGTAAATTTCATCGAGTTGTTTCATATTCGTGTATTATTACGTTCGATATAAGGCTAAGGTTTGGGAAGAAATCGAAATGATAGGAAGGGTAACGAAACAGGTTGTTGACAGAGAGTAAAGGTACTCGTGGAGATAGCttctgaaaaacaaataaattaataacttgTTGAGataaatgtatgtatgtaaaGTTGTAGGCCTAGGGCGAGCGGTGTTTTCATTGATGGAATATTCGTATAGTGGAAATAGAGATACATAATAAGTACATTTTATGTGATTAATGGGGCTATTATTTCACCCAAATGAGAAACACAGAATGGGATAAGAATTGGGCACGAGGCAGCGAGTGTCATTTTTCGCGGTCTACGTCACGGTTCGGGTGTCATTTTGATATGAATGTTTGGTGTCGAGTTCACAATAACTGCAGAGCCGACAAAGTACTCGAAAATATGTGCATGTGTACTCTTTCTTTTATAcctattgtttcattttttttgatgtttgaatgGTAGAGGgcaattttgtaataaaattgacAATACGTGTAATGTCGAGTTTCACGTTATTGGAAAAAACTCATTCATAAGACAGCAGTAGCAACATTTTACGCGTTTGATCCTCCTCTTTCGTACagtgtacctatttaaaaattgaaaagggcAAGAACAAATGCTTGttctccaccccccccccccgccataAAAGATTTAACTcgctaaaaaattattgattaaaaaacatttacaagtagatttattttgaaaacgtataaaaattgattaagtaaGTATACGTAAGCCCTGCCCTAAATATTCTTCCAgtctccaaatttgaaaaaagtgctgTTGTGGAAGAAGGTAGTAAAGGTACCGAGgactcgaatcaaaaaaattggtagataTTCAAACTCAGTGTTCTAGAATTAGCAAGAATCAACGTTATTCTATCACATTTTCCgaatttctcaatatttttctctGTATTGGGTACATGAAGGGGCATTGAGGGGTCATATTCAAACGTTCAAATTCGGATACTGTAGCAcctttaaaaacctaaaaaacgaCTTGctactcgtaattttcaatttttttttcattttgagcatgTTCAGAAGAGAGGAGAGATTCAGATTAGTCGGATCAAGAAGATGACTCATTGATTGGACTAAGTGCCTGTAAGTTTGTAACAATCGATACAGGGCTtctttaattacttttttttaaaattttggttactaaagttacttttttgaaaaattttctaaaacccaatttttccaaatctctGCCCTACTTTGTgaagaaaacaatgaaaaagcctcgacttttaccaaaaatactaGAATAGTAACATATCTCACCTTTTCcaatcttgccaaaaaaaaaactcgtttcttggtaaacatttctaaaaattgtggtttctcccgaaaaatcccaaaaatcgcaCCCCCCCTCTCCCtagaaaaatcccaaaaatctgGCTTTTGGTaggaattgtcaaaatttttcaaaaactgacgaAAATTGCGATAAAGTATCATTACTTTGCCAATGATTGTCAAAAGGTCTTGCTTTTATGTAGCTAAAATGattgtgtttcaaaaaattgacagaatatctcgttttttttagcaaaatcgctaaaaaaaatcacaaacccCCCGCCCCCCAACcccaaataaaaaatcgaacaactcaacgttgagcttttttgccTTAAATTACCAAAACGTCCCGCTGTTTACCGAAAAGTTGTaaaatgatccaatttttttgcaaaaattgcgcgaaaaaatatatatatatttttttgtcaataattgccataaagtcgtgttttcttctaaaattgtcgaagtctttcTTTTTAACAAAGATTCTCGCGTTTTAGCAATATCGCTACTAAGTTTCgctttttctcccaaaaaattactcaaatgattttttgccaaaaatttccaaacagttctgctttttgcaaaacttgtaaaaattttgcattttgaaaatttactgtaaaaaatttctgctttttagcaaattgccaatcaaaattgagcttttttgggtcaaattctgagatgtactctttgaaaaaaacgttaaaatcacgttttcaagatttcaacgaaataaaatctcagaatttgaccctaaaaagctcaattttgaaagttacaggtaaaaacaaatgaaaaattatcgagcacttgctagtgtgtttcaaatgtaaattcttcaatttattaaaaaaaagtaatgcaTAAACGCCTTGTTTAGGGGTTCCTAAAGTGGGGGCTCTAAGAGAAagattcaaaattacgaatttagGGGGAGCTTAactgaactttttcatctagataatcgaatatatacctcaaaacattacgtttggcgcaaatcgcaggtttctagctttccagggattcccaaaatatcgaaattacgaaaaattggaaaattggatttttgagtactagcgcaaaattttatttagctcaaaattcggtctttcagatactaataataactgtaaaaagctttttagggaGGTTCAAAGGgtaagttcaaaatggtggttccaaaattttccaaaaattgaaacccctcccccatttctgcccccgagggtcgaaaatggggaaatcacctcgcataacgtttatcgggttcgaACAGATAccttacgttgaaaaagtttttgaaaataatactcagtggttccaaaaattatttttttatttacaactttgggaacccctggagcccaaaaaatggtcattttggattaactaaccacggattcgtatttgggacattgaTTACAagattttaagagtggtcgagtcgataactggccTGGGGCCAAAAAGTgaccttatcgggactcctcctttatcCCAATGTGACGCCTTTTTTTTCAGCAGAGATTGctaaaaattccttttttttggttgtaCCGTGAGGCCTCTAGTCTGTAAAGCTCGTTgtgaattttcattgaaaaacaaaattttgtctAAACAAgaataaatgtttcaaaaaaatttttttgctctgCTCTCCACCCCCTTCTTCACAAGTTGTTGGTttctaagaagaaaaaaaatctatgaaaattgTAGATCTCCGATCCAACTGAACGTTGAGTGGTGCTAATAGCTTCCAAAAGTCCAACACCCCtcttctcttgaaaaaaaaatcaaaaacatacaataagaaaattttaatacttacattttcaagttatgctctagaatttttctataattaaTCCCCTTTTCGAGAAAGAATCACTTCCAGTGCCAAccttatgaaatttaaaaaatatttcataaatagaaaaatcgatgaaaatttttcaaaaatgttaaatttcaGGATCATAATGCCTCTAAATgacccccttttcaagaaaaaagcttCACTCATCCTCGATCTAATTTTGGTGCTTTGCACGGAGCCCCctaatacaaaatgaaaaaaaaatcacaaatttttcatcaattttccatGTTTGTGTTGTACTTACTTGATCGCTTAAAATAAGCTCTTTTCATGACGAAGCTTTTCCTGATAATggaattctgacgcagaaattacaaatttttgaaaaatgttcaccaactttagttttatttattttatactttATATTTTTGAGAGATTGTACATGCTGAGACGAACAATGgggcatttttctaaaaaagaggATTTATGAGCAATTTCGtcaaggaaattgaaaaaatttataatcacaattgaggagctgagaatcaaaactcacatttgccaaaaaaaaaaataccgttttatggcagatttggatataccgttttacactctataatgtgacatattcggtttttttggatcaaagtcattttggtgtgaaattcaccttcaaaaccaagggttagaatcaaagagttttgatgaaaacttagttttgtttgcaaaattccatagggaaaagtttgataacaagctgaattttggtacacggggtttttttgatacgctgaacacgaatttggggtgtccaggtgaatccggtgtacgcttccccctttgttgtggaccttaagcccccaaatttgtttttttgcgtttaagtccgaaaatatgcaattttatgcaagatttatgttttttgggtcgcagaatacgaatttgacaatattttttttgtaggtgtgggggatgagggggttagggggtcgagaaattcaaaatttgactataatgatgtgtgatatgtcgaaatgtatgtttttgagggtgtagatcacgaatttgacaatattttttttcgtaggggtcaatggtgggggctgaggggtgaaaatggttaaaaattcaaaatttgactataatgatgtgtgacatgtcgaaatgtatgttttcgtggttgtagatcacgaatttgacaatatttttttcgtaagggttgatggtgggggatgaagggggtgaaaaattcaaaatttgaccataatgatgtgtgatatgtcgaaatgtatgtttttgagggtgtagatcacgaatttgacaatatttttttcgtaggggtgaattgtgggggatgaagggggtgaaaacggtgaacaattcaaaatgtgaccataatgatgtgtgatatgtcaaaatgtatgtttttgaaggtgtagaaaagttgaagggtgggggatggagaattttctattggagagccgtcaaagtccctggaagaaaaaatttgtatcatttaaacaaaattcaccatgatttttcactataattgactgttgtcgtcgccggggcattcgcgggcaaaaatggcaaatgacatcttgaaatacactatctgaagtactagcccctgggatttcccgtgcatctacgtgcaaaaatttgttctattcctatttatgtagcagaataggcaaaacacggagttttaacgtaaattaaacctctataatgactttataacaaactaaaatcgagtaaattgatgaaaattactcactttcagttgacttattcatacttggtacatttcgacatattacacatcattatagtcaaattttgaattgttcaccgttttcacccccttcatcccccacaattcacccctacgaaaaaaatattgtcaaattcgtgatctacaccctcaaaaacatacatttcgacatatcacacatcattatggtcaaattttgaatttttcacccccttcatcccccaccatcaacccttacgaaaaaaatattgtcaaattcgtgatctacaaccacgaaaacatacatttcgacatgtcacacatcattatagtcaaattttgaatttttaaccattttcacccctcagcccgcaccattgacccctacgaaaaaaaatattgtcaaattcgtgatctacaccctcaaaaacatacatttcgacatatcacacatcattatagtcaaattttgaatttctcgaccccctaaccccctcatcccccacacctacaaaaaaaatattgtcaaattcgtattctgcgacccaaaaaacatatatgtatcttgcataaaattgcatattttcggacttaaacgcaaaaaaacaaatttgggggcttaaggtccacaacaaagggggaagcgtacaccggattcacctggacaccccaaattcgtgttcagcgtatcaaagaacccccgtgtaccaaaattcagcttgttatcaaacttttccctatcgtcgtaattaaaacactgaaaaaaaatttgatcgcaaatcttggagtcaaaactcacatttgccattctttgtctggatattaaagcagaagggagctaggtgaaaatcaatcaacacagggaatcgtgttctagtagcgctatctaatgattcattttggtattataagttttttcaactggcaacactactaactcagtttttcgcgtttttctcaaaatcgtttatggtggcaaatgtgagttttgattctcagctcctcaattcattcattatatttttttgattttttttttcaactttgagggtgACTGGTATCCCTTTTTTCAgtttgagagaaaaatcaaaaaatgtagaatcacattttttaaaaaaatctcaaaatccaacaTGGGTTGCTTATTCTACGAAAACAGTTCcaatta
This region of Planococcus citri chromosome 5, ihPlaCitr1.1, whole genome shotgun sequence genomic DNA includes:
- the LOC135847971 gene encoding bis(5'-adenosyl)-triphosphatase enpp4-like codes for the protein MSHRSVIVAIFVALSTIAFVSQGEAVSTHPIIVIFGFDGFRYDYLKRGLNPVLKDITERGVSTDFLMNVFPTKTFTNFFSIATGMYAEAHGVLANKVFSENGTCLKYSYEMFHYNEDIVPIWTLNEKTGEGRHSGCMMWPGCDYPYQNINLTYFQKYNNTIKWTDRIDMMMTWLLDPEKPMNLLNAYFEQPDAIGHAFGPYSEKTNEKLKQVDEILLYFFEKLNQQPELKDRINLIVLSDHGMVEIKTDKIINISALMDPETYTKCGDSPVIQILPKPGFEDAIYQNLTLSAQNNKTFKIYKKEEMPDFWYWKNNRRNIGLYAASNPCYSFDDNPTQKGNHGYVPGLKNMRAFFTAIGPIFRQPTHVTWLHNIDIYPLISYVLKLESPPEHVKPNGTLAKIKYILKDD